In Maridesulfovibrio ferrireducens, one genomic interval encodes:
- a CDS encoding amino acid ABC transporter ATP-binding protein, protein MIKFNNVNKYYGEYHALRDLNIHIKQGEVVVVCGPSGSGKSTMIRCINRLEPIQEGEIIVEGIDVNGPRVNLPLLRAEIGFVFQSFNLYPHMTVLENIMLAPTMVRNMKRKDAEDLAMELLSKVNIPDKASDYPAQLSGGQQQRVAIARGLAMRPNIMLFDEPTSALDPEMINEVLDVMKALAREGMTMVCVTHEMGFAREVADRVIFMDEGALIEQNTPDEFFNNPQHERSKLFLSKILSH, encoded by the coding sequence GTGATAAAGTTTAATAATGTTAATAAATACTATGGTGAGTATCACGCCCTGCGTGATCTTAATATTCATATTAAGCAGGGTGAAGTCGTTGTTGTCTGCGGGCCTTCCGGGTCTGGTAAAAGTACCATGATCCGTTGCATTAATCGTCTCGAGCCGATTCAGGAAGGCGAGATTATTGTAGAAGGGATTGATGTCAACGGGCCGAGAGTAAACCTTCCTTTGCTTCGAGCAGAAATCGGGTTTGTTTTTCAGTCGTTCAACTTGTACCCGCATATGACTGTTTTAGAAAATATAATGTTAGCGCCGACCATGGTGCGCAATATGAAACGCAAGGATGCAGAAGATCTTGCTATGGAATTGCTGTCCAAGGTCAATATTCCAGATAAAGCCAGCGATTATCCTGCACAGCTTTCCGGTGGACAGCAGCAGCGTGTGGCCATTGCGCGCGGTCTTGCCATGCGTCCTAATATCATGCTTTTTGATGAGCCTACTTCTGCTCTTGATCCTGAAATGATTAATGAAGTTCTGGACGTTATGAAGGCTCTTGCCCGTGAGGGCATGACCATGGTTTGTGTTACGCATGAAATGGGTTTTGCCCGTGAAGTTGCGGACAGGGTTATATTTATGGACGAAGGCGCTCTCATAGAACAAAATACTCCGGATGAATTTTTTAATAATCCGCAGCATGAACGTTCTAAATTGTTCCTGAGTAAGATTCTCTCACATTAG
- a CDS encoding amino acid ABC transporter permease: MINRYLEKAWVQYLCLATLTALLVYYFGWVFDFGYKFDWSVLYKKDASYGVVLGDMLITGLGNTITISLISSGIALGLGVLFGLGRLSQFKPVNWFASAYVEFFRNTPLLIQLFFWYFALPMGLPEELRNKLFDYNYEMVAATLALGIYTSAFMAEVIRAGIQSIPKGLLEASYSSGLTPFQTLSKIVLPLAFRAIIPPLGSEFLNNMKNSSLAMVVGVTELCWASQQIESLTFKGFEATTAATIVYLSLSLIIAGILNLVNLKLQIIPKKDKTIGHAFADIFFWPFLASLSLLSALSSCCFRRRSEDFNLTRAQAARKALLNKIKKIFSLIWKATFVSFLLFVVIMAGVGLSGFNFQVIWDNLGTLIYWRFPNGGPNEVLWGLGGLSFSILMSVIAISVSFFIGLIVGVGRTSKNKLFFIPSTLYIELIRGNPLIMVIFWIYFFIPILTGTFLNVFWSATIALTVFTGAYLAEIVRSGIQNIPPGQLEAAVSTGLTYLQAMRKIILPQALKQMLPAIVGQFIAIFKDSSLAFVIGVLELTFVAQGLNNRLMIYPFEIYTTVAALYFICCYMMSIVARRLERKLSTDTFRLQM, from the coding sequence ATGATTAATCGTTATCTTGAAAAAGCTTGGGTGCAGTACCTGTGTCTTGCAACACTGACAGCTCTGCTGGTTTATTATTTCGGCTGGGTTTTTGACTTCGGCTATAAGTTTGACTGGAGTGTTCTTTATAAAAAGGATGCGTCTTATGGCGTTGTGCTGGGCGACATGCTCATCACCGGACTGGGAAACACCATAACCATCTCCCTTATCAGTTCGGGAATTGCGTTGGGACTGGGTGTTTTGTTCGGTCTAGGCCGGTTGTCACAGTTTAAGCCTGTTAATTGGTTCGCATCCGCATATGTTGAGTTTTTTAGAAATACACCACTTTTGATTCAACTTTTCTTTTGGTATTTTGCGCTTCCTATGGGGCTGCCGGAAGAATTACGTAATAAACTTTTCGATTATAACTATGAGATGGTCGCGGCGACTCTTGCTCTCGGTATATACACCAGTGCCTTCATGGCTGAGGTTATTCGCGCGGGTATTCAGTCCATTCCTAAAGGGCTTCTGGAAGCATCATATTCATCCGGCCTTACGCCGTTCCAGACCCTTAGCAAGATCGTTCTGCCTCTGGCTTTCAGAGCTATTATTCCGCCGCTCGGCAGTGAGTTCTTAAACAATATGAAGAACTCCTCACTTGCTATGGTTGTTGGTGTTACAGAGCTTTGCTGGGCTTCTCAGCAGATAGAATCTCTTACATTTAAAGGCTTTGAAGCGACTACCGCGGCGACGATTGTGTACCTTTCACTTTCACTGATTATTGCCGGAATTTTGAATCTGGTGAATCTTAAGCTTCAAATTATTCCTAAAAAAGACAAAACAATCGGTCACGCTTTTGCGGATATCTTTTTCTGGCCTTTCCTGGCTTCTCTTTCCTTATTATCAGCGCTCAGCAGTTGCTGTTTCCGCAGACGTTCAGAAGATTTCAATCTTACCCGTGCTCAGGCTGCCAGAAAAGCTTTGTTGAATAAAATTAAAAAGATTTTCTCTCTGATATGGAAAGCTACTTTTGTTTCATTTTTGTTATTTGTAGTTATTATGGCGGGAGTCGGTTTATCCGGATTTAATTTTCAGGTTATATGGGACAATCTCGGAACACTCATTTACTGGAGATTTCCTAACGGCGGTCCTAACGAAGTTTTATGGGGACTCGGCGGATTATCCTTCTCGATCCTTATGTCTGTCATCGCTATTTCAGTAAGTTTCTTTATTGGGCTTATTGTCGGCGTCGGCAGAACTTCCAAGAATAAATTGTTTTTTATACCCAGCACTCTTTATATTGAACTTATCCGCGGTAACCCGCTGATCATGGTTATCTTCTGGATTTATTTCTTTATTCCCATTTTGACTGGAACATTTTTGAATGTTTTCTGGAGTGCGACTATTGCTCTGACTGTTTTTACCGGAGCTTATCTCGCTGAAATTGTGCGAAGCGGTATTCAGAATATTCCTCCGGGGCAGCTTGAAGCCGCCGTGAGTACCGGGCTGACCTATCTTCAGGCCATGCGTAAAATTATTCTTCCACAAGCCTTGAAACAGATGCTTCCCGCTATTGTCGGACAGTTTATTGCGATTTTTAAAGATTCTTCTCTGGCCTTTGTTATCGGAGTCCTTGAGCTTACTTTTGTCGCACAGGGGCTTAATAACAGGCTTATGATTTATCCTTTTGAGATATACACAACCGTGGCAGCTTTGTATTTTATCTGTTGCTACATGATGAGCATCGTGGCAAGACGCCTTGAGCGGAAGTTGTCAACGGATACCTTCCGGTTGC
- a CDS encoding carbohydrate porin: protein MTRIFSILILLILTPGTCLAYTSNNLHKQLDLYGRADDREIGFMNQFRESWAEVQNATGPLVIDGDVLGYWQGYADSKIAGDKKEGRDYGGFKARLRLNWKPVENGQLFIQLQGGQADTGSNPSSRGMVATPLNSLASRTTAGGQASISDVLYTHHFAKDKFFVTLGWSEPESFLDANRFAGNGRTQFTNTIFNNEPIFDLVDENHPIIAVGYSPVEKFKFTFLAQSISRSALPRDQQKQGFDNLLDDPFLGGQLTYSPSFGNLPGNYRLFGWTNTYKQTRLDGNGDSANWGFAFNMDQNLTKDFGIFARVGKGNSAVNNITWSWSLGTNWQACIPGRDEDVWGVAAGGVQGNKHTANSDMEFHYETFYQIKISNNFSIVPDLTYVSNSLATNGNDDIVFGMLKFFFSFSTP, encoded by the coding sequence ATGACAAGAATATTCTCCATACTGATACTGCTCATTCTCACTCCCGGAACATGTCTGGCTTACACCTCAAACAACCTGCATAAACAACTCGACCTTTATGGACGCGCTGATGATCGGGAAATTGGTTTTATGAATCAGTTCCGCGAATCATGGGCGGAAGTGCAGAATGCAACAGGCCCGCTGGTCATAGACGGGGATGTGCTCGGTTACTGGCAGGGCTATGCAGATTCAAAAATTGCCGGAGATAAAAAAGAAGGCAGAGACTACGGAGGATTCAAGGCCCGCCTCAGGCTCAATTGGAAGCCTGTTGAAAATGGACAACTATTCATACAGCTGCAAGGCGGACAAGCCGATACAGGCAGCAACCCGTCAAGCCGCGGAATGGTTGCCACCCCTCTGAACTCGCTCGCCTCACGTACAACAGCAGGTGGACAGGCTTCCATCTCCGATGTCCTGTACACCCATCATTTTGCAAAAGATAAATTTTTCGTAACTCTAGGTTGGAGTGAACCTGAATCTTTTCTTGATGCCAACCGTTTTGCCGGAAACGGGCGAACACAGTTCACCAATACGATATTCAACAACGAACCTATTTTTGACTTAGTTGATGAAAACCATCCTATCATTGCTGTGGGCTACAGCCCTGTTGAAAAGTTCAAATTCACATTCCTTGCCCAATCCATCAGCAGATCAGCTTTGCCACGCGATCAGCAAAAACAAGGATTTGATAACCTGTTAGACGATCCCTTTTTAGGCGGGCAACTGACCTACTCTCCATCATTTGGCAATTTACCGGGTAACTATCGTCTTTTCGGTTGGACCAATACATATAAACAAACTCGCCTTGATGGAAACGGCGACTCTGCAAACTGGGGATTCGCCTTCAACATGGACCAGAATCTGACCAAAGACTTCGGTATATTTGCCAGAGTAGGGAAGGGCAACAGCGCTGTTAACAACATCACATGGAGTTGGTCACTCGGCACGAACTGGCAAGCGTGTATTCCGGGCAGAGATGAAGATGTATGGGGAGTTGCAGCAGGCGGCGTGCAAGGAAACAAACACACCGCAAACAGCGACATGGAATTCCACTATGAAACATTCTACCAGATCAAAATCAGCAACAATTTCTCAATCGTTCCGGATTTAACTTATGTATCGAACTCTCTGGCAACTAATGGTAATGATGATATTGTGTTCGGAATGTTGAAATTTTTCTTCTCTTTTTCCACACCCTGA
- a CDS encoding trypsin-like peptidase domain-containing protein, whose product MNPVYRKIPFTFFAIVAVVISVLSAGDARSENLRVTPVVRAVQKTSPAVVNITVTRIVERGVSPFAQFFKNDSFDMFFEGGVGGQTRKFRSLSTGSGVIINGQKGFVLTNAHVIAGGSDIKVRMINGDEFEAEIIGSDADFDLAVLKIKGAEGLPQVEMGDSSDIYIGETVIAIGNPFGYTHTVTTGVVSALKRTVKSEDGAFTDFIQTDAAINPGNSGGPLLNIMGELIGINTAMQARAEGIGFAIPINRAKRVVKELLASGKVSPVWLGLSGQDLDQSSASYFGLPRVSGLLVSEVYRGMPAEKSGLAPGDVILTVNGIEVEDKDSYVALLRAQTHSDDVVLDVLHRGKKVKVKVRPDTLAPQQVTNFVWSKWGIATGKDSRGYGLLVSAVKKNSPAAKLGLKPGDKIHQIGNRRINTQQDFLDSFLRYRLNGNVLMKVQRGRNYYHVKLNS is encoded by the coding sequence ATGAATCCTGTGTATAGAAAAATACCGTTTACTTTTTTTGCCATAGTTGCTGTCGTTATTTCAGTTTTGTCGGCAGGTGATGCCCGCAGTGAAAATCTGCGGGTAACGCCTGTTGTCCGCGCTGTGCAAAAAACGTCACCTGCGGTTGTGAATATAACTGTTACACGCATCGTTGAACGGGGCGTTTCTCCATTTGCTCAGTTTTTTAAAAACGATTCTTTTGATATGTTTTTTGAAGGAGGGGTCGGCGGGCAGACTCGTAAGTTCCGTTCTTTAAGCACCGGATCCGGCGTGATTATTAATGGACAGAAAGGGTTTGTGCTTACTAATGCTCATGTGATTGCGGGCGGAAGCGATATAAAAGTCAGGATGATTAACGGCGATGAATTTGAAGCTGAAATCATCGGTTCTGATGCTGATTTTGATCTGGCTGTTCTGAAAATAAAAGGCGCGGAAGGCTTGCCGCAGGTTGAGATGGGGGATTCCTCTGATATCTACATAGGGGAAACAGTCATCGCAATCGGTAATCCCTTCGGCTATACGCATACCGTTACGACCGGGGTTGTTTCTGCTCTTAAACGGACAGTGAAGTCCGAAGACGGCGCGTTCACAGATTTTATTCAGACCGATGCCGCGATTAATCCGGGCAACAGCGGCGGTCCTCTGTTAAATATCATGGGGGAATTAATCGGCATTAATACTGCCATGCAGGCCCGAGCTGAAGGTATTGGTTTTGCCATCCCCATTAACAGGGCAAAACGGGTTGTTAAGGAGCTGCTTGCTTCCGGTAAAGTTTCCCCTGTCTGGCTGGGACTCAGTGGGCAGGATTTAGATCAGAGTTCAGCCAGCTATTTCGGACTGCCCCGTGTTTCCGGACTGCTTGTCAGTGAGGTTTACCGCGGTATGCCTGCTGAAAAATCAGGCCTTGCTCCCGGTGATGTTATTTTGACCGTGAATGGTATAGAAGTCGAAGATAAGGATAGTTACGTAGCTTTGCTTCGTGCACAGACTCACAGTGATGATGTTGTTCTGGACGTTTTGCATAGAGGTAAGAAAGTAAAGGTCAAAGTTCGCCCTGATACCCTTGCTCCGCAACAGGTTACAAACTTTGTCTGGTCGAAGTGGGGCATTGCTACAGGAAAAGACAGCCGCGGATACGGGCTGCTGGTTTCAGCGGTTAAAAAGAATAGTCCTGCCGCAAAGCTCGGTCTCAAGCCCGGAGATAAAATTCATCAGATAGGGAATAGGCGCATTAATACACAGCAGGATTTTCTTGATTCTTTCCTGCGCTATCGACTTAACGGAAATGTTCTGATGAAAGTTCAGCGTGGTAGAAATTACTATCACGTAAAATTGAATTCGTAG
- a CDS encoding sigma-54 dependent transcriptional regulator — protein sequence MPDNTLLFIAEPQSVTSVFSPLKEAGFQAGLADNLAGAINFIKKSKPCLIFTRPVMQGYSAQALLAEAVNIENFPPVIIFSRNGSADEAQKFLELGARDYWLEPLSWEKIKLMLPEKKHPAQLPDEIVPPAKSGSQGTQGRYQVIGNHPAMQRVLGLAKQVAKSKATVLISGESGTGKEMFARFLHHHSDRSDRAFVAINCAALPEHLLESELFGHEKGSFTGAISRKLGKFELASGGTILLDEITEMELGLQAKLLRVLQEGEIDRVGGVETVKVDVRVLATTNRNIEGAVKEGSFRQDLFYRLNVIPLKLPALAQRGDDIMLLAKFFVDKYCREYGITPLAFSDESVKWLLGYEWPGNVRELQNLMERAVLLSGAGPIESKHFLNDPDAWMPEDSFQPISETSEPGASATGSEQTANTAIPVGDSAHSGVVTISEMEKQLIIRSLDQTSGNRTKAADLLGISVRTLRNKLNDYKKTGLNL from the coding sequence ATGCCTGATAATACTTTACTATTCATCGCCGAACCACAATCCGTGACTTCCGTCTTCTCTCCACTAAAAGAAGCGGGGTTTCAGGCTGGACTTGCTGACAACCTCGCAGGCGCAATAAATTTTATAAAAAAATCAAAACCGTGTCTGATTTTCACCAGACCGGTTATGCAGGGATATTCAGCTCAGGCCCTTTTGGCAGAAGCAGTCAATATTGAAAATTTCCCTCCTGTAATTATTTTTTCCCGTAACGGTTCTGCGGATGAAGCTCAGAAATTTCTAGAACTTGGAGCACGCGACTACTGGCTTGAGCCTCTTTCATGGGAAAAAATCAAGCTCATGCTTCCTGAAAAAAAACATCCGGCTCAGTTACCTGACGAAATTGTCCCTCCCGCAAAAAGCGGCTCACAAGGAACTCAAGGCCGCTATCAGGTTATCGGAAACCATCCGGCAATGCAGCGGGTCCTCGGCCTTGCCAAACAGGTTGCTAAATCAAAGGCGACAGTTCTTATTTCCGGCGAATCCGGTACCGGTAAAGAAATGTTCGCCAGATTTCTACATCATCATTCAGACCGGAGTGACCGTGCATTTGTAGCCATCAACTGCGCAGCCCTTCCCGAACATCTCTTGGAATCTGAGCTTTTCGGACACGAAAAAGGTTCCTTCACGGGGGCAATAAGCCGAAAGCTGGGTAAATTTGAACTGGCCTCGGGCGGAACAATACTTCTTGATGAAATCACTGAAATGGAACTCGGCCTTCAAGCCAAACTTCTAAGAGTTTTACAAGAAGGTGAAATTGACCGTGTAGGCGGAGTAGAAACAGTAAAAGTAGACGTAAGAGTTCTTGCCACCACCAACCGCAATATTGAAGGTGCAGTAAAAGAAGGATCTTTCAGGCAGGACCTTTTTTACAGATTAAATGTCATCCCGCTAAAACTTCCGGCCCTTGCCCAGCGCGGTGACGACATAATGCTGCTTGCAAAATTTTTCGTTGATAAATACTGCCGGGAATATGGAATAACCCCGCTTGCTTTTTCAGATGAATCTGTGAAATGGCTCCTTGGATATGAATGGCCCGGTAATGTCCGTGAACTGCAAAACCTTATGGAACGCGCCGTTCTCCTCTCTGGAGCAGGCCCTATAGAATCCAAACACTTCCTGAATGACCCGGATGCATGGATGCCGGAAGACTCGTTCCAACCTATATCTGAAACCTCAGAACCGGGAGCATCTGCCACCGGATCAGAGCAGACAGCGAACACGGCGATACCCGTCGGGGATTCAGCGCATTCAGGAGTTGTGACTATTTCAGAAATGGAAAAACAGCTCATAATACGAAGTCTGGATCAAACCAGCGGGAACAGAACCAAAGCAGCCGACCTGCTCGGGATTTCAGTCCGCACACTGCGAAACAAGCTGAACGACTACAAGAAAACAGGGCTCAATCTCTAA
- a CDS encoding ABC transporter substrate-binding protein, whose amino-acid sequence MRYLAILIIFNLLLAVPVANAENKSLTFTTGDARDDARTKAMKEILTRCFNRMDIKINIIPMPSERSLYNANAGTQDGNFLRTEGISKTYPNLIMVPEPFYVNTIVAFSHNKNIKIDGWKSLLPYSVAWVSGWKNCDRELSKAKTVTRVRSEKALFSFLAKKRADVGVFGLNTGSAMLKKLGITNVYPLSPPIVLSNLYLYIHKIHISIIPQIVKTLQEMKHDGTYEKITNKYKFIKPIK is encoded by the coding sequence ATGCGTTATTTAGCTATACTCATTATTTTTAATTTACTCTTAGCAGTGCCGGTAGCAAATGCAGAAAACAAATCCCTGACTTTCACAACGGGAGATGCCAGAGATGACGCCCGTACCAAAGCAATGAAAGAAATACTGACTCGTTGTTTCAATCGCATGGATATAAAAATAAACATCATCCCCATGCCATCTGAACGCTCTCTATATAATGCAAATGCCGGCACTCAAGATGGCAATTTTCTACGAACTGAAGGTATTTCTAAAACCTACCCTAATTTAATCATGGTTCCAGAGCCTTTTTATGTAAACACAATCGTAGCCTTTTCACACAATAAAAATATCAAAATAGACGGGTGGAAAAGTTTACTTCCTTACAGCGTGGCATGGGTTAGCGGCTGGAAAAATTGTGATCGTGAGCTGAGCAAGGCTAAAACTGTAACCAGAGTCAGGAGTGAAAAAGCACTATTTTCTTTCTTAGCAAAAAAACGGGCTGATGTAGGTGTTTTTGGCCTGAATACAGGATCAGCAATGCTTAAAAAATTAGGCATCACCAATGTTTATCCTTTATCTCCCCCAATAGTTTTAAGTAATTTATACCTTTACATTCATAAAATTCATATCTCTATAATCCCGCAGATAGTAAAAACACTTCAAGAAATGAAACATGACGGGACATACGAAAAAATTACAAATAAGTACAAATTCATAAAACCGATTAAATAA
- the thpR gene encoding RNA 2',3'-cyclic phosphodiesterase produces MQKIRTFIAHPVPEEWKNKFLESAETLNQNLQSKIAWVKPENIHFTLKFIGEISEESVPQIDSALKEIPFKPFEISAGPAGFFPDPLNPRIIWIGLTNGSKEICDNAITIDNKLAELGFEKNTKPYHAHLTLGRVKKRAKDNWADLAERISRIPLPTCTVTEFALYQSTLMPSGPIYTKLKAYKGRD; encoded by the coding sequence ATGCAAAAGATACGAACATTTATTGCACATCCCGTTCCCGAAGAATGGAAAAATAAGTTTTTAGAAAGTGCTGAAACGTTAAATCAAAACTTGCAGTCCAAAATAGCATGGGTAAAACCTGAAAACATACATTTCACCTTGAAATTTATCGGAGAGATATCAGAAGAGTCTGTTCCACAAATAGATTCCGCGCTAAAAGAAATTCCATTTAAACCATTTGAAATAAGTGCCGGTCCGGCCGGATTTTTTCCTGACCCGCTAAATCCGCGCATTATCTGGATTGGTTTAACGAATGGTTCCAAAGAAATCTGTGACAATGCCATCACAATAGACAATAAGCTTGCAGAACTTGGCTTCGAAAAGAATACCAAGCCCTATCACGCTCATCTAACGCTGGGCAGAGTAAAAAAACGGGCAAAAGATAATTGGGCGGATCTTGCGGAAAGAATCAGCCGAATCCCCCTTCCTACATGCACTGTAACCGAATTTGCCTTGTACCAAAGCACACTGATGCCTTCAGGCCCAATCTATACAAAACTTAAGGCATACAAAGGGCGCGACTAA
- a CDS encoding CinA family protein, translated as MINTVPSIGNILVDKKWTMATAESCTGGLVSATLTDFSGSSSWFTGAIVAYSNEVKISLLNVPESIIIEHGAVSEPTVRAMAEGVCKTVGTNVGVSLSGVAGPTGGTPEKPVGTVWMGWHVNGTTYSKKFIFPGDRMSVKQQSLHKVLERLLEILKKS; from the coding sequence ATGATAAATACAGTACCCTCAATCGGAAATATTCTTGTTGATAAAAAGTGGACCATGGCAACGGCGGAATCATGCACCGGCGGACTTGTTTCAGCAACTCTTACAGACTTTTCCGGTAGCTCATCCTGGTTCACAGGAGCTATCGTAGCCTATTCAAATGAAGTCAAAATATCCCTTCTAAACGTCCCGGAATCAATTATAATAGAACATGGAGCAGTCAGCGAACCGACAGTTAGAGCTATGGCTGAGGGAGTCTGCAAAACGGTTGGCACAAACGTAGGAGTATCCCTTTCAGGCGTTGCAGGACCAACCGGCGGTACCCCGGAAAAACCTGTCGGCACGGTATGGATGGGCTGGCATGTTAACGGAACTACCTATTCAAAAAAATTTATTTTCCCCGGAGACCGCATGAGTGTTAAACAGCAAAGCCTGCATAAGGTACTTGAACGACTCCTCGAAATCCTTAAAAAAAGCTGA
- a CDS encoding ABC transporter substrate-binding protein: MKRLMIMALAASLVLAFAASAFAGATYDQVMKDKVVRAGIMTDSIPGAFYNAKKEWVGFDVDIAKAIADKMGLKLEMVPVNNKTRIGFLQQGRIDMSLSNMTHKRSRDNSIDFSITYFFDGQKMLAPKGKFSSLKDFVGKRIATMQGTTSELNVVAALKKLGDPAPKVISFQKESECFQALQMGRVDAWSTDSTILLGYAAQVPGKFELVGEFFSNEPYGIGLPEDDSKWRDSVNFTLQDMWNDGTYQKIYDKWYGPDTKYYFPMTDKIEMWP, translated from the coding sequence ATGAAAAGATTGATGATTATGGCTCTTGCGGCTTCTCTGGTTTTGGCTTTTGCGGCTTCTGCTTTCGCCGGAGCAACTTATGATCAGGTAATGAAAGACAAAGTTGTTCGCGCCGGTATCATGACAGACTCTATCCCCGGAGCTTTCTACAACGCAAAGAAAGAATGGGTTGGATTTGACGTTGATATAGCTAAAGCTATTGCAGACAAAATGGGTCTTAAGCTTGAAATGGTTCCTGTTAACAACAAGACTCGTATCGGATTCCTGCAGCAGGGCCGTATCGACATGTCTCTTTCCAACATGACCCACAAACGCTCACGCGACAATTCCATCGACTTTTCCATTACTTACTTTTTCGACGGACAGAAAATGCTTGCTCCTAAGGGCAAGTTCAGCAGTCTTAAAGATTTCGTAGGCAAAAGAATTGCTACCATGCAGGGTACAACTTCTGAGCTGAACGTTGTCGCAGCACTCAAAAAACTTGGTGATCCAGCTCCTAAAGTTATTTCTTTCCAGAAAGAATCTGAGTGTTTTCAGGCTTTGCAGATGGGACGTGTTGACGCATGGTCTACTGACTCCACCATCCTGCTCGGCTACGCTGCACAGGTTCCCGGCAAGTTTGAACTTGTAGGTGAATTCTTCTCCAACGAGCCTTACGGTATCGGTCTTCCTGAAGATGATTCCAAATGGCGTGATTCAGTTAACTTCACTTTGCAGGATATGTGGAACGACGGAACTTACCAGAAGATCTATGACAAATGGTACGGTCCTGACACCAAATATTATTTCCCTATGACTGATAAAATTGAAATGTGGCCTTAG
- the serS gene encoding serine--tRNA ligase translates to MLDLKFVRNNLDVVRESLKNRNSKLNVEEFNELDGRRRELVQEVEVLKAERNTTSADIAKIKREGGNADEIIARMGELAGKIKALDEDLKDIEVAEHDWLVSVPNIPDDSVPVGASEDDNPVIRVWGEKPVLDFEPREHWDLAVELGGVDFERAAKLTGARFAVLRKWGARLERALTSLMVDIQTMEHGYTEIIPPYIVNRDSLYGTGQLPKFAEDLFKLENSEYFLIPTAEVPLTNLHRDEVLDEAELSVAYCAPTPCFRSEAGSYGKDTKGLIRQHQFHKVEMVRFAHPDKSFEELELMTSHAEEILKRLNLHYRVITLCTGDIGFGAKKTYDLEVWLPGQDKYREISSCSNCGDFQARRANIKFKPKDSKKAQYVHTLNGSGLAVGRTFVAVVENYQQKDGTILIPEALKPYMGGLDVIKPE, encoded by the coding sequence ATGCTCGATTTAAAATTTGTTCGTAATAATTTGGATGTTGTTCGCGAAAGTCTGAAAAACAGAAATTCCAAGCTGAACGTTGAAGAGTTCAATGAGCTTGATGGACGTCGCAGAGAGCTTGTTCAGGAAGTAGAAGTCTTGAAAGCTGAGCGCAACACCACTTCCGCTGATATTGCCAAGATTAAACGCGAAGGCGGAAATGCTGATGAAATTATTGCCCGCATGGGTGAACTTGCCGGCAAAATCAAGGCTCTCGATGAAGATTTAAAAGATATTGAAGTCGCAGAACATGACTGGCTTGTATCTGTTCCTAATATTCCCGACGACTCCGTTCCTGTGGGAGCGAGTGAAGATGATAACCCCGTCATAAGGGTGTGGGGCGAAAAGCCTGTACTCGATTTTGAACCGCGTGAGCATTGGGATCTTGCTGTTGAGCTTGGCGGAGTTGATTTTGAGCGTGCCGCAAAGCTTACCGGGGCGCGTTTTGCCGTTCTGCGTAAATGGGGTGCAAGGCTTGAAAGAGCTTTGACATCTCTTATGGTCGATATTCAGACTATGGAGCACGGTTACACTGAAATAATTCCTCCATATATTGTTAACCGTGATTCTCTTTACGGAACAGGACAGCTTCCCAAATTTGCGGAAGATCTGTTCAAGCTTGAAAATTCAGAATACTTTTTGATTCCTACAGCGGAAGTTCCGTTGACTAATCTGCACAGGGATGAAGTGCTGGACGAAGCGGAGCTTTCCGTTGCCTACTGTGCCCCTACTCCTTGTTTCAGATCAGAAGCCGGCTCATACGGTAAAGATACAAAAGGGCTGATTCGTCAGCACCAGTTCCATAAAGTTGAAATGGTTCGCTTTGCACATCCTGATAAATCTTTTGAAGAGCTTGAGTTGATGACTTCTCATGCAGAAGAGATTCTTAAACGTCTTAATCTTCACTATAGGGTAATCACTCTTTGCACCGGAGATATAGGGTTCGGCGCAAAGAAAACTTATGATCTCGAAGTCTGGCTTCCCGGTCAGGATAAATATCGTGAGATTTCGTCCTGTTCAAACTGCGGTGATTTTCAGGCCCGCAGAGCAAATATTAAATTTAAGCCCAAAGATTCCAAAAAAGCACAGTATGTACATACATTAAACGGGTCGGGACTTGCTGTAGGGCGTACTTTTGTTGCGGTGGTTGAAAACTATCAGCAGAAAGACGGTACTATTTTAATACCTGAAGCTTTGAAACCTTATATGGGCGGACTTGATGTCATTAAGCCTGAATAG